The sequence TTGGTTCCGCCGGCGGGGCTGCTTCTGCTTCCCTCTACAGCGGCAGCAGATCCGGGCGCTTCGCGTGGACGTGGTCGCCCGAGGACTCGCCGCGCAGGCGGCGGCCGATCCAGGGGACGAGGTACTCGCGGGCCCAGGCGATGTCGTCGCGCCGCTCCTCGAAGGTGCCGCGCGGGCGCAGCGCGGGCCAGGGCTGCTCGGGGTCGGCGGGGATGTCGAGGCCGAGGAGCTGGGCGGCGCGCAGGGCGACGCGGGTGTGGCCCTCGGGGCCGAGGTGGAGGCGGTCGCTGTCCCAGGCGCGGCGGTCGCGCACCGAGCGCAGGGCCCACAGGTCCAGGACGAGGCAGCCGTGGCGGTCGGCGACGGCGCGTACGTGCGCGTTGTACGTGGCGATCTTGCCGCGCAGGTGGCGCAGGACAGGCGTGTCCCGCGTGTCGAAGCCGGTCGCGATCATGACGGTGCCCGCCGCGCCGGAGAGCGTGGCGACCGCCTTCTCGAAGCGTTCGGCGAGGTCGTCCGGGTCGCTGCCGGGGCGCAGGACGTCGTTGCCGCCCGCGACGAAGGAGACGAGGTCGGGGGCGAGCGCCGCCGCGCGGGGGACCTGGTCCCCGGCGATCTGGTCGAGGAGCTTGCCGCGCACGGCGAGGTTGGCGTAGCGGAAGGCGGAGCGCTCGGGGAGGCGGTCGGCGAGCTGGACGGCGAGGCGGTCGGCCCAGCCGGTGAGGAGCCCGTCGGGCCCGGGGTCGCCCACGCCCTCCGTGAAGCTGTCGCCCACGGCCACGTAGGACGTCACGGTGCCCTCCGCGCGGAGGGCCTTGCTGCTGGGAATCCTCGCTTCTCGTGCCACCTCGGCATCCTTCACCTTTACGCCAGACTTACGCCACCGTAGGGAGGGGGTGACACGGAGTGAGAAAGACCACCGGTCAAGAAAGCCCCAACCCCGGAATAAACGGCACCCCTTGGCGGTCGTGTCCCGAAACGGCCGCCGCGGCCCGCCCCTTGGGGGAACGGGCCGCGGCGGCTCTCGGTGGTACGGCGCTCAGGCGTTGACGCCGTGCTGCGCGAGGAAGGTGATCGGGTTGACGTCGCTCCCGTAGTCGGGGCCCGTGCGGACCTCGAAGTGCAGGTGCGGGCCGGTCACGTTGCCGGTCGCGCCGGAGACGGCGATCTGCTGACCCTCGCCGACGCTCTGCCCGGCCGAGACCTTGAAGGCGGAGAGGTGGGCGTACTGGCTGTAGTGGCCGTCGGCGTGCTTGATGACGATCTGGTTGCCGTAGGCGCCGCCCCAACCCGCCGTGACGACCGTGCCGGCGGCGACGGACTTGACCGGGGTACCGGTGTTGACCGGGAAGTCGGCGCCCGTGTGGCCGTGCGACCACAGGCTGCCGTTGCGGCCGTAGCCGCTGCCCTTGACGCCGTCGACGGGCGCGGTCCAGCCGGAGCCCGTGGTGGCCTTCTTGGCGGCGGGGGCCGGGGTCGCGGCCTTCTTCACGACGAGCTTCGAACCGGGCTTGATGATGCCGGGGTTGGCGCCGATGGTGCCCTTGTTCTGCTCGTAGAGCTTCTTCCAGCCGCCGGAGACCTTCTCCTTCTTGGCGATCTTGATGAGCGTGTCACCGGTCTTGACGGTGTACGTCGCGTCCTTCGCGGGGCTCGCGGCGTGGGCGCCGCCGAGGGCGGTGAGCGGGAGCGCCACGACGGCGGCACCGGTGGTGCCGAGCAGCGCGAGGCGACGGGTGAACGAGCGGCGGTTGGCCGTGGCGGACATGCGGATTCCTTCTCCGTCGCCTGCGGGGTGAGCTGTCGGGTTCGGGCTGGAGCTGCCCGGCCACCGGCGCGGTGCGCGCGGTGACTTCACCCCGAGCCGTCCCGGGAGGACCGGGAACGGCGTGAAGCGTGTGGGTCCCCCGCTCCTGCCGGTACGGGTGTGAGTGAGCGTGAGAGTCCGGGGCGGCGGCAGGATTCGGCGTTCCGGCCGGACTGGTGGTGACCGTAAAGGCAATGCGACACGCCGGACAAGCAGCCTTTTTGCGCTGTGAATCACATTTGGTGATCCATTCCGAAGATTTCCGTCACTCTCCGTGGAAACAGCTCGATACGGACAGAACCGGACGTACGCCGTTTGCAGCGAAAACGGTCCACCCCGCCCCGGACCCCCATCCGGCACCGTCCGTCACCGCTATGACGCTGCTCACCTCGGGGTTCTCCCGCGCTCGGGTACCTTGCCCGGCCCCGTGGTCCGTGCGAGTCTCGGCCTCGCGCCCCCGCCGGCGAGCCGCGCCGGCGGCCGACCGGAAGGAGTCCCGTGACGCAGCCGTCCCCGGGGACCGCGCCCGAGCCCGTCGCCACCCCCTCGGCGGGGCCGGAGGAGCCCGCGCTGAGCGCCGTCCGCAACTTCCGCGACGTGGGCGGGCTGCCCACCCGCGACGGCCGCCGCACCCGCCGCGGCGTCCTCTTCCGCAGTGGCCACCTCGCGCACGCCACCGACACCGATGCCGCCTACCTCGCGGGCCTCGGCCTCCACTCCGTCTTCGACTTCCGCAACGCCGCCGACCGCGCCCTCGAAGGCCCCGACGTCGAACTGCCCGGCGTGCGCAATGTGCACCTGCCGCTCAACGACCCGGCGGACGGCGCGGAGTTCTGGCGGATCGTGCGGGACGGGGAGGTGGGCCAACTGCGAGCGGCGCTCGGCGAGGGGCGCGCCGAGGCCCGCATGGAGGCCAGTTACCGGCAGCTGATCAAGGAGCGTACCGCCGAGCACGGGCGGCTGCTGCGGGCGATCGCCGAGGACAGCGTGCCCGCGCTGCTGCACTGCGCGGCGGGCAAGGACCGGGCGGGCACCTCGATCGCGCTCGTCCTGCTCGCCGTGGGCGTGGAGGAGGAGGCGATCGAGGAGGACTACCTCAAGTCGGACGCGCGCCACCGCCGCTACCGCGTCTCGCGCGGCAAGGACGCGGTGGCACCGACGGCGCCGGAGGTGGCCGAGCTGCTCGATCCGCTCTTCGCGGCGCGGGCGAGCTATCTGCGGGCGGCGTTCGAGACGATCGACACGCACTGGGGTGGCCGGGAGCGGTATTTCGGGGAAGTCCTGGGGATGGACGGGGCGCTGCGCGAGCGGTTGAGGGAACGGCTCGTGGAATGACCCCACCGTGGGGGCCCCGCCCCCACACCCCCGCTCCTCACTCGCCGGAGGGGCTGGCATCGCGCGGGTGGAGG comes from Streptomyces sp. Tu6071 and encodes:
- a CDS encoding SGNH/GDSL hydrolase family protein, which translates into the protein MAREARIPSSKALRAEGTVTSYVAVGDSFTEGVGDPGPDGLLTGWADRLAVQLADRLPERSAFRYANLAVRGKLLDQIAGDQVPRAAALAPDLVSFVAGGNDVLRPGSDPDDLAERFEKAVATLSGAAGTVMIATGFDTRDTPVLRHLRGKIATYNAHVRAVADRHGCLVLDLWALRSVRDRRAWDSDRLHLGPEGHTRVALRAAQLLGLDIPADPEQPWPALRPRGTFEERRDDIAWAREYLVPWIGRRLRGESSGDHVHAKRPDLLPL
- a CDS encoding M23 family metallopeptidase, coding for MSATANRRSFTRRLALLGTTGAAVVALPLTALGGAHAASPAKDATYTVKTGDTLIKIAKKEKVSGGWKKLYEQNKGTIGANPGIIKPGSKLVVKKAATPAPAAKKATTGSGWTAPVDGVKGSGYGRNGSLWSHGHTGADFPVNTGTPVKSVAAGTVVTAGWGGAYGNQIVIKHADGHYSQYAHLSAFKVSAGQSVGEGQQIAVSGATGNVTGPHLHFEVRTGPDYGSDVNPITFLAQHGVNA
- a CDS encoding tyrosine-protein phosphatase, which codes for MTQPSPGTAPEPVATPSAGPEEPALSAVRNFRDVGGLPTRDGRRTRRGVLFRSGHLAHATDTDAAYLAGLGLHSVFDFRNAADRALEGPDVELPGVRNVHLPLNDPADGAEFWRIVRDGEVGQLRAALGEGRAEARMEASYRQLIKERTAEHGRLLRAIAEDSVPALLHCAAGKDRAGTSIALVLLAVGVEEEAIEEDYLKSDARHRRYRVSRGKDAVAPTAPEVAELLDPLFAARASYLRAAFETIDTHWGGRERYFGEVLGMDGALRERLRERLVE